A genomic region of Candidatus Blochmanniella pennsylvanica str. BPEN contains the following coding sequences:
- a CDS encoding 2-oxoglutarate dehydrogenase E1 component, whose amino-acid sequence MYSDTLKNWLNSSYLSKNNQSYIEQIYKDFLKNPNSIDSSWIEVFKQLSVESNYNNQYSDNLKNNTYSKLEYNIASRDSHAQDNTCSDITYIQILQLINSFRIYGHQCAALDPLQLRNSEYKNYLLDLESYNFVLQNLQRKFDITHFGIHKESMTLLEIYEFLKKTYCGPIGIEYMHILDINIILWIQNHFESTEGMFKFHSEEKKQFLEEIVSAEGIERYLGIKFPGVKRFSLEGGDVLIPMLKEIIRYSVCHHNIKEIFLGMAHRGRLNVLVNILGKNPQDLFDEFSNKHRTPCGSGDVKYHQGFYSDITVNGEIIHLSLLCNPSHLEIVSPVVMGCTRARIDQLLKESIHHDEKKCNIVLPITIHGDAAISAQGIVQETFNMSKTRAYDVGGTVHIIINNQVGFTTSNIHDIRSTQHCTDIAKMIQAPIFHVNADNVDAVVYVTRAALNFRSVFKRDVIIDLVCYRRHGHNEADEPSVTQPLMYKKIRNHPTLLNIYSDFLNKTGIINTNEISQMINTYRETLEKKCCVLNKWKPIHIRASLHTNSLHKNKNVLHSNKINIQYLKNLAYRISDIPSSIAMHSRVKNIYHERIEMALGNRLFDWGAAEMLAYATLLDQGISIRLSGEDAARGTFFHRHAVIHDQNNGTKYIPLMHLINTKENKKGSLFIWDSVLSEEAALAFEYGYASLANNMLIIWEAQFGDFSNGAQIVIDQFISSSEQKWGQLCGLVMLLPHGYEGQGPEHSSSRMERYLQLCAEHNIHVCVPSTPDQMYHILRQQATCDMNCKKPLIIISPKSLLRHPVVTTSLENLAYGSFKTVLNEIDDNIVSNKIKRVIICSGKVYYDLLIQRRKNEQYNIAIIRIEQLYPFPYTNIQVILASYSNVQDFTWCQEEPKNQGAWYYIQHCFHNIISKNVTLNYIGRPDAAAPAVGYFSVHQQQQKKLIDDALNLN is encoded by the coding sequence ATGTATAGTGACACACTGAAAAATTGGTTAAACTCTTCTTATTTATCAAAAAATAATCAATCTTATATAGAACAAATTTATAAAGATTTTTTAAAAAATCCCAATTCCATAGATTCTAGTTGGATTGAAGTTTTTAAACAATTATCTGTTGAAAGCAATTATAACAATCAATATTCTGATAATTTAAAAAATAACACGTATTCTAAATTAGAATACAACATCGCATCTCGTGATTCACATGCACAAGATAATACTTGTAGTGATATTACTTATATACAGATATTACAATTAATAAATTCTTTCAGAATATATGGACACCAATGCGCCGCATTAGATCCTTTACAGTTACGGAACAGTGAATACAAAAACTATCTTTTAGACTTAGAGAGTTATAATTTCGTTTTACAAAATCTTCAAAGAAAATTCGATATAACCCATTTTGGAATACACAAAGAATCAATGACCTTATTAGAAATATATGAATTTCTTAAAAAAACTTATTGTGGTCCTATAGGCATTGAGTATATGCATATTCTTGATATAAATATAATACTGTGGATTCAAAATCACTTTGAATCCACAGAGGGAATGTTTAAGTTTCATAGTGAAGAGAAAAAACAATTTCTCGAAGAAATTGTTTCGGCAGAAGGAATAGAGCGTTATTTAGGAATAAAATTTCCAGGAGTTAAAAGATTTTCATTAGAGGGGGGGGATGTTTTAATCCCTATGCTAAAAGAAATTATACGTTACTCCGTTTGTCATCATAACATTAAAGAAATATTTTTAGGTATGGCTCACCGTGGTCGTCTAAATGTATTAGTTAATATTTTAGGTAAAAATCCTCAAGATTTATTTGACGAATTTTCTAATAAACACCGTACTCCTTGCGGTAGTGGCGATGTAAAATATCATCAAGGATTTTATTCGGATATTACAGTGAATGGAGAGATCATACATTTATCTCTACTGTGTAATCCTTCTCATTTAGAAATTGTTAGCCCAGTAGTCATGGGATGCACACGAGCGCGGATTGATCAGTTGCTTAAAGAATCGATTCATCATGATGAAAAAAAATGTAATATCGTGCTCCCAATTACAATTCATGGGGACGCAGCAATCAGCGCTCAAGGCATCGTTCAAGAAACTTTTAACATGTCTAAAACTCGTGCTTATGATGTAGGCGGCACGGTACATATTATTATTAATAATCAAGTGGGATTTACAACATCAAATATCCACGACATTCGTTCTACTCAACATTGTACAGATATCGCAAAAATGATACAAGCCCCTATATTCCATGTTAACGCAGATAATGTAGATGCAGTCGTTTATGTTACTCGCGCCGCATTAAATTTTCGCAGTGTGTTTAAACGTGATGTAATAATTGATCTAGTATGTTACCGCAGGCATGGACACAATGAAGCTGACGAACCAAGTGTTACTCAACCTCTGATGTATAAAAAAATTCGTAATCATCCAACATTACTTAATATTTATTCTGATTTTTTAAATAAAACTGGAATTATAAATACAAATGAAATTTCTCAAATGATTAATACATATCGTGAAACATTGGAAAAAAAATGTTGTGTTCTGAATAAATGGAAACCGATACATATTCGCGCTTCTTTACATACAAATAGCTTACATAAAAATAAAAACGTTCTACATTCTAACAAAATAAACATCCAATACTTAAAAAATTTAGCCTATCGTATCAGTGATATTCCATCAAGTATCGCTATGCACTCTAGAGTAAAAAACATTTATCATGAAAGAATAGAGATGGCTTTAGGTAATAGACTGTTTGATTGGGGAGCGGCAGAAATGCTAGCGTACGCTACTTTATTAGATCAAGGAATTTCTATTCGTTTATCTGGAGAAGACGCTGCTCGAGGAACTTTTTTTCATAGACATGCTGTAATACATGATCAAAATAATGGTACGAAATATATCCCTTTAATGCACCTTATTAATACAAAAGAAAATAAAAAAGGATCTCTTTTTATCTGGGATTCAGTGTTATCCGAAGAAGCAGCTTTAGCATTTGAATATGGCTACGCCAGTTTGGCAAATAATATGCTAATTATTTGGGAAGCACAATTTGGAGATTTTTCTAATGGAGCGCAAATTGTTATCGATCAATTCATTAGTTCCAGTGAGCAAAAATGGGGCCAATTATGCGGTTTAGTAATGCTTTTACCTCATGGATATGAAGGACAAGGACCGGAACATTCTTCTTCTCGTATGGAACGATATTTACAATTGTGTGCTGAACATAACATACACGTTTGTGTGCCTTCCACCCCAGACCAAATGTACCATATATTACGTCAACAAGCAACATGTGATATGAATTGTAAAAAACCACTAATTATTATATCACCAAAGTCTCTATTAAGACATCCCGTAGTAACTACTTCATTAGAAAATTTAGCATACGGATCATTTAAAACGGTCTTGAATGAAATAGACGATAATATCGTTTCAAATAAAATCAAACGTGTGATAATATGCTCTGGAAAGGTATATTATGATTTATTAATTCAACGACGTAAAAACGAACAATATAACATAGCTATTATTCGCATTGAACAACTATATCCTTTCCCTTATACAAATATACAGGTTATTTTAGCTTCTTATTCGAATGTACAGGATTTTACTTGGTGTCAAGAAGAACCTAAAAATCAAGGAGCTTGGTATTACATACAACATTGTTTTCATAACATAATATCTAAAAATGTTACGTTAAATTATATAGGACGTCCTGATGCTGCTGCACCTGCAGTAGGATATTTTTCAGTGCATCAACAACAACAAAAAAAATTAATTGACGATGCATTAAATCTAAATTAA
- the odhB gene encoding 2-oxoglutarate dehydrogenase complex dihydrolipoyllysine-residue succinyltransferase, whose product MSSIDIVVPNLPESVADATVAVWHKKSGDTVKQDDILLEIETDKIMLEIPAPNTGILESISEQEGSTVVSGQILGRLNIDHIVSQKDTKKIFQDQKSITSVASQEHILTRDNKNHNILTPSIRKLMTEHNLQLTNIQGSGIKGRLTRQDIESHIHSEKKLHYTNQQNNENVAHHHIQNTKNDRKETRIVMNRLRKKISERLLAVTKTTAMLTTFNEVNMQPIIKLRKKYGELFEKRYGITLGIMSFYVKAVLEGLRHFPEINASIDGEEIVYYHYFDISIAVSTVRGLITPVLRDIDTLSMSDIEKNIKSLAEKGRDGKLTIEELSGGNFTITNGGVFGSLMSTPIINPPQSAILGMHAIKDRPIAQDGQIVILPMMYLALSYDHRLIDGKDSVRFLVYIKELLEDPTRLFLEI is encoded by the coding sequence ATGAGTAGTATTGACATTGTGGTTCCGAATTTACCAGAATCGGTTGCAGACGCTACTGTTGCTGTTTGGCATAAAAAATCAGGAGATACAGTTAAACAAGATGATATTTTACTGGAAATAGAAACAGACAAAATTATGTTAGAAATTCCCGCTCCAAACACAGGAATTTTAGAATCAATTTCAGAACAAGAGGGATCAACAGTAGTATCCGGCCAAATTTTAGGCCGTCTAAATATTGATCATATCGTTTCCCAAAAAGATACAAAAAAAATATTTCAAGATCAAAAATCTATTACATCAGTAGCATCTCAAGAACATATTCTTACCCGAGATAACAAAAATCATAACATTTTAACTCCATCTATTCGCAAATTAATGACAGAGCATAATTTACAGCTAACAAATATTCAAGGCAGTGGAATAAAAGGACGTCTAACTCGTCAAGATATAGAGTCACATATTCATTCCGAAAAAAAATTACATTATACTAATCAACAAAATAATGAAAATGTAGCGCATCATCACATACAAAATACAAAAAACGATCGCAAAGAAACACGTATTGTAATGAATCGATTACGAAAAAAAATCTCAGAACGCCTATTAGCTGTTACTAAAACTACAGCTATGTTAACTACTTTTAATGAAGTAAACATGCAACCCATCATAAAACTGCGAAAAAAATATGGAGAATTATTTGAAAAACGTTATGGAATTACATTAGGAATCATGTCTTTTTATGTAAAAGCAGTTTTAGAAGGATTGAGACATTTTCCTGAAATTAATGCATCTATTGATGGAGAAGAAATTGTATATTATCATTATTTTGATATAAGTATTGCAGTATCTACAGTACGTGGTTTAATTACTCCAGTGTTACGAGATATCGATACATTAAGCATGTCTGACATAGAAAAAAATATAAAATCTTTGGCTGAAAAAGGAAGAGACGGTAAACTAACAATTGAAGAATTAAGCGGAGGTAATTTTACCATTACTAACGGTGGAGTTTTTGGGTCATTAATGTCTACTCCTATCATTAATCCTCCACAAAGCGCAATTCTTGGTATGCATGCAATAAAGGACCGACCCATAGCTCAAGATGGGCAGATAGTAATATTACCTATGATGTATTTAGCATTATCATATGATCATAGATTAATAGATGGAAAAGATTCGGTAAGATTTCTAGTATATATCAAAGAGTTGTTAGAAGACCCAACACGCTTGTTTTTAGAAATATAA
- the sucC gene encoding ADP-forming succinate--CoA ligase subunit beta yields the protein MNLYEYQAKKLMEKYNLPVLKGFVCATINDIEHCIVSNSIGYGPWVVKCQVRAGGRGKSGGVCLVHSTKNILSFANKWLGNRLITYQTTDTGELVTSILIEPAVKIIQEFYLSISIDRDESQIICMASTQGGMNIEITEQKTPNFIHKIVINPSVGIYPYQGRILACKLGLSGAKINQFSRIIVSITRMLLEHDLTLIEINPLAITDDDYFYCLDAKMIVDRNAIFRQSELLNICAINKPIDMLNFINYIPLEGNIGCMVNGAGLAMATMDVIKSLGGIPANFLDIGGGANKECIISAFNMILKNAKVQAILVNIFGGIVCCDLVAECIITALARYTTKHIPIVARLEGNNSTLGSNRLINSKLNIIVTDNLIYAIQQSVTAVNLKNVNFS from the coding sequence ATGAACTTATATGAATATCAAGCAAAAAAATTAATGGAAAAATACAATTTACCTGTTTTGAAAGGTTTTGTATGTGCTACTATAAATGATATAGAGCATTGTATTGTATCAAATAGCATAGGTTATGGCCCATGGGTAGTAAAATGTCAAGTGCGAGCAGGAGGGCGCGGGAAATCAGGAGGAGTATGTCTTGTACATTCCACGAAAAATATATTATCTTTTGCTAATAAATGGCTTGGTAATAGATTGATAACATATCAAACTACCGATACCGGGGAATTAGTGACTTCTATTTTAATAGAACCAGCTGTAAAAATTATTCAAGAATTTTATTTAAGCATATCAATTGATAGAGATGAATCCCAAATAATATGTATGGCTTCTACGCAAGGTGGTATGAACATTGAAATTACAGAACAAAAAACACCTAATTTTATTCACAAAATTGTCATAAATCCTTCAGTAGGAATATATCCGTATCAAGGACGGATATTAGCATGTAAATTAGGCTTATCTGGAGCCAAAATAAATCAATTTTCCAGAATTATTGTTAGCATAACACGTATGTTGCTGGAACATGACCTAACGTTAATTGAAATTAATCCATTAGCTATTACTGATGATGATTATTTTTATTGTTTAGATGCCAAAATGATTGTAGATCGTAATGCTATATTTAGACAATCAGAATTGTTAAATATATGCGCTATAAATAAACCAATCGATATGCTGAATTTTATCAATTACATTCCCTTGGAGGGAAATATTGGCTGTATGGTCAATGGTGCTGGGTTAGCAATGGCTACTATGGATGTAATTAAATCATTAGGAGGGATTCCTGCTAATTTTTTAGACATCGGGGGAGGTGCTAATAAAGAATGCATAATATCAGCTTTTAATATGATTTTAAAAAATGCTAAAGTGCAAGCGATACTTGTAAATATTTTTGGGGGAATTGTATGCTGTGATTTAGTCGCTGAGTGTATCATAACTGCATTGGCCAGATATACCACAAAACATATTCCTATTGTGGCTCGGTTAGAAGGAAATAATTCTACATTAGGTTCTAATCGATTAATTAATAGCAAACTTAATATTATTGTTACCGATAATTTAATTTATGCAATTCAACAAAGTGTAACTGCGGTGAACTTAAAAAATGTCAATTTTAGTTAA
- the sucD gene encoding succinate--CoA ligase subunit alpha has protein sequence MSILVNKDTKIICQGFTGKHASFHSQQALNYGTKIVGGVTPGKGGSIHLGLPIFNTVGEAINNTSATTSIIYVPAPFCKDAILESIHAGIKLIVCITEGIPILDMLLIKQQLKKHNTCMIGPNCPGIITPGQCKLGIMPSDIHNPGCVGIISRSGTLTYEVVKQTTDLGLGQSTCVGIGGDPILGSDFIDILSLFEQDPQTSLMVMIGEIGGRSEEKAAKYINKYIKKPVIAYIAGTTAPKGKRMGHAGAIISGIGSTAHEKYEILSQSGVHIVNNFINIGQFIKSIDKQQYT, from the coding sequence ATGTCAATTTTAGTTAACAAAGATACAAAAATAATTTGTCAAGGATTTACTGGTAAACACGCCAGTTTTCATTCTCAACAAGCATTAAATTATGGTACTAAAATAGTAGGCGGAGTTACCCCTGGAAAAGGAGGAAGTATCCATCTTGGATTGCCAATATTTAACACTGTTGGTGAGGCAATAAATAACACCAGTGCGACGACTTCTATTATTTATGTACCCGCTCCTTTCTGTAAGGACGCAATTTTAGAATCAATTCATGCCGGTATTAAATTAATTGTTTGTATTACCGAAGGAATTCCAATATTGGATATGTTATTAATAAAACAACAATTAAAAAAACATAACACATGTATGATTGGACCAAATTGTCCAGGAATCATTACTCCAGGCCAGTGTAAACTTGGAATTATGCCAAGTGATATCCATAACCCAGGTTGCGTAGGAATTATATCCAGATCAGGTACCTTAACATATGAAGTAGTAAAACAAACAACTGACCTTGGATTGGGTCAGTCCACATGCGTCGGCATTGGAGGTGACCCGATACTTGGTTCTGATTTTATTGATATATTATCATTATTTGAACAAGATCCTCAAACATCATTAATGGTAATGATTGGTGAAATAGGAGGTAGATCTGAAGAAAAAGCAGCAAAATATATTAATAAATATATTAAGAAACCAGTGATTGCATATATTGCTGGAACTACCGCTCCTAAAGGGAAACGTATGGGGCACGCAGGTGCTATTATTTCTGGCATTGGCAGTACTGCTCATGAAAAATACGAGATTTTATCGCAATCAGGAGTACATATCGTAAATAATTTTATTAACATTGGCCAATTTATTAAATCTATTGATAAACAACAATACACATAA